The following proteins are encoded in a genomic region of Candidatus Syntrophosphaera sp.:
- a CDS encoding GNAT family N-acetyltransferase, with protein sequence MSLDIRRSQQLDRQLFADITAIWLETGISNPARADDFDSVQYNLDNGGIMLLASLDGVLAGTAWLSHDFRRIYIHHMAVARAQQNKGIGRRLLMEALEIAREQGWQAKLEVHADNAAARHLYASCGFTDLEGYITMILRG encoded by the coding sequence ATGAGCCTGGACATCCGGCGCAGCCAACAGCTTGACCGCCAGCTTTTTGCGGACATCACGGCGATCTGGCTGGAAACAGGGATCAGCAATCCCGCCCGGGCTGATGACTTTGATTCGGTCCAATACAATCTGGACAACGGCGGGATCATGCTGCTGGCCAGCCTGGATGGCGTCCTGGCAGGAACGGCCTGGCTCAGCCACGATTTTCGCCGGATCTACATTCATCACATGGCCGTAGCCAGGGCGCAGCAAAACAAGGGCATTGGCCGCAGGCTGCTGATGGAAGCGCTGGAGATCGCGCGGGAACAGGGCTGGCAGGCCAAGCTGGAGGTCCATGCCGACAACGCCGCGGCCAGGCATCTCTACGCGTCCTGCGGTTTCACGGACCTCGAGGGCTACATCACAATGATCCTGCGGGGCTGA
- a CDS encoding zf-HC2 domain-containing protein — translation MRCSKARHDIELKLDGELMQSSVRALELHLEHCPSCREFQARELKLQQMLDPKAQPEFPAWLHHQIMDQAARHDKRRLSYKYRLKLQTVPALLAIVMSLTFGALIGKFSYGKVNPLPDSTQAAATELEDNQQLARFGESSILDYSYISGGSNE, via the coding sequence ATGAGATGCAGCAAAGCAAGACACGACATTGAGCTCAAGCTCGACGGCGAGCTGATGCAGAGCTCTGTCCGAGCTCTGGAGCTGCATCTTGAGCATTGCCCATCCTGCCGCGAGTTCCAGGCGCGGGAGCTAAAACTCCAGCAGATGCTGGATCCCAAAGCCCAGCCTGAGTTTCCCGCCTGGCTGCACCACCAGATCATGGATCAGGCGGCCCGGCATGACAAACGGCGCCTCAGCTACAAATACCGGCTCAAACTGCAAACCGTTCCCGCTCTGCTGGCCATCGTAATGAGCCTCACCTTTGGTGCCCTGATCGGGAAATTTTCCTACGGCAAGGTGAACCCGCTTCCGGATTCCACCCAAGCCGCAGCCACCGAACTGGAAGACAATCAGCAGCTGGCGAGATTCGGAGAAAGCTCGATCCTCGACTATTCCTACATCAGCGGAGGTTCCAATGAGTAA
- a CDS encoding periplasmic heavy metal sensor codes for MSKRLMTILLLVSLALNAGIIGGLLVMGIFRQNHLIHHSWNRPESNYPRERDRDYSRVYEDPEIKALRDAFNSTKKELMQELAKDPVDEARIHAIIERSVSAQSDMEQALGMRLLELRKTISAEEAKAHFTERLERIERINKRIQDRRN; via the coding sequence ATGAGTAAGCGCCTGATGACGATCCTGCTGTTGGTATCTTTGGCCCTGAATGCCGGAATAATCGGCGGACTGCTGGTGATGGGCATCTTTCGCCAAAACCATCTCATCCACCATTCCTGGAACCGTCCGGAAAGCAATTATCCCCGCGAACGGGACCGCGATTATTCCAGGGTTTACGAGGACCCGGAAATCAAAGCCCTGCGGGATGCATTCAACTCCACCAAGAAAGAACTGATGCAGGAATTGGCCAAGGATCCGGTCGATGAGGCCAGGATCCATGCCATCATAGAAAGGTCCGTAAGCGCCCAAAGCGACATGGAACAGGCTCTGGGCATGCGACTACTTGAATTGAGGAAAACCATAAGCGCCGAGGAAGCGAAAGCACACTTCACCGAGCGCCTGGAAAGAATCGAAAGAATAAACAAAAGAATCCAAGACAGGAGAAATTAA
- a CDS encoding DUF4340 domain-containing protein has translation MKHSKIYLILVLLALLVVAAYFLQTQKRREVLKPIFAVDSTAVARIEIQDPQGSLTLSRTDVNWQISSPFVWNVEPESLRRFFADVITESYATTPIASGQKAIEQYGLQENSALQVRVFDESGSLRGEAWFSNPGNPFDYFRFAKGSQVFQIRKKVAFVYAPKFEYWRSPHVLTLMGDQMLSIRVQHPANSYELTRIGSIWRYTDAKEDFDIPAGNTTMGKILNILSRLGSYNVLDEEGKPSPEELGTPACEVAVGQTNGQTVKISFFNWDGNYLMHVDSYPDMYFVVLFDTVFRFTRHAALFRAREGYPPR, from the coding sequence ATGAAACACAGCAAGATATATCTCATCCTTGTTCTGCTCGCGCTGCTGGTTGTCGCGGCCTACTTTCTGCAAACTCAGAAGCGTCGGGAGGTCCTCAAACCGATATTCGCGGTTGATTCCACCGCCGTGGCCCGCATCGAGATCCAAGACCCGCAAGGCAGCCTGACCCTGTCCCGGACCGATGTAAACTGGCAAATAAGCTCGCCCTTCGTCTGGAATGTGGAACCCGAAAGCCTGCGCCGCTTCTTTGCGGACGTGATCACTGAATCTTATGCCACGACCCCCATTGCTTCAGGCCAGAAAGCCATCGAGCAATACGGTTTGCAGGAAAACAGCGCCCTGCAGGTCAGGGTCTTTGACGAAAGCGGCAGCCTGCGGGGTGAAGCCTGGTTTTCCAATCCCGGCAATCCCTTCGATTATTTCCGCTTTGCCAAGGGCAGCCAGGTTTTCCAGATCAGGAAGAAGGTGGCCTTCGTCTATGCCCCCAAATTTGAATACTGGCGCTCGCCTCATGTTCTCACCCTCATGGGAGACCAGATGCTCTCCATCCGGGTGCAGCATCCGGCCAACAGTTATGAACTTACCCGCATTGGAAGCATCTGGCGCTACACCGATGCCAAAGAGGATTTTGACATTCCGGCCGGAAACACCACTATGGGCAAGATCCTCAATATCCTTTCCCGGCTCGGCTCCTACAACGTTCTGGATGAGGAAGGCAAACCATCCCCGGAGGAATTGGGAACCCCGGCCTGCGAAGTGGCTGTCGGGCAAACCAACGGACAGACGGTCAAGATCAGCTTTTTCAACTGGGACGGCAACTACTTGATGCATGTGGACAGCTATCCGGACATGTATTTCGTGGTGCTGTTCGACACCGTTTTCCGCTTCACCCGCCACGCGGCCTTGTTCCGCGCCCGTGAGGGCTATCCGCCTCGATGA
- a CDS encoding Spy/CpxP family protein refolding chaperone has product MKKIIVITLATLLLAGMLFAQAKTEEPPATNPKLKPRLVDDGTGVDRHKAMNLTEAQQKQLDELRLSHQKNMNSIDAEIKNLQLDIDKAIKNEDFATAKKLNQQMHEKRLNRSNAQISHKENVMKELTAEQKKVFTEDFGRMMGFEGRMGYYGLHGDRHPGMMGRMQDGEKNPMQVYRHMKQMRSRMQDCEDCDNHKSKNMPESKAPKAKK; this is encoded by the coding sequence ATGAAAAAAATCATAGTTATCACCCTAGCCACCTTATTGCTCGCGGGCATGCTCTTTGCCCAGGCCAAAACTGAAGAACCCCCCGCCACCAATCCAAAACTCAAACCCCGCCTCGTTGACGACGGGACCGGAGTGGACAGGCACAAGGCAATGAACCTCACTGAAGCCCAGCAGAAGCAACTGGATGAGCTGCGCCTTTCCCATCAGAAGAACATGAATTCCATCGACGCGGAGATCAAGAACCTGCAGCTGGACATCGACAAAGCCATCAAAAACGAAGATTTCGCCACAGCCAAGAAGCTGAACCAGCAGATGCATGAAAAAAGGTTGAACAGGTCCAACGCCCAGATCAGCCACAAAGAGAACGTAATGAAAGAACTCACCGCCGAGCAGAAAAAGGTGTTCACTGAAGACTTTGGCAGGATGATGGGCTTCGAAGGCCGCATGGGCTATTACGGCCTGCACGGCGACAGGCATCCCGGCATGATGGGCAGAATGCAGGATGGGGAAAAGAACCCCATGCAGGTCTACCGCCACATGAAGCAGATGCGCAGCAGAATGCAGGATTGTGAAGATTGCGATAACCACAAAAGCAAGAACATGCCTGAAAGCAAGGCCCCCAAAGCAAAGAAATAA